One Tachysurus vachellii isolate PV-2020 chromosome 8, HZAU_Pvac_v1, whole genome shotgun sequence genomic window carries:
- the LOC132850602 gene encoding uncharacterized protein C13orf42 produces the protein MLKKINSVFRPNRGASARQDYHSACTVKLVRSASMLAVGERSRAQRESTLKRSASAVSIQSSTALYYYHSREERVWLYSQNQDCLEYLQELVALRRRYTKTINDLKIGERREQSSSKKKPAPQPPQQIPQPSAPPIPSEEDTLQFFDAVIASCDSERTRKPHVDDGHADVDFIVATSTSQHNLHSNWMLRDPRRICTDESQLRWTELGSDENAWRKAASGTTSSMRRLQRNPIHLPKVVESALQTLRFKPKLKKKD, from the exons ATGTTAAAGAAAATCAACTCGGTTTTCCGGCCGAACCGAGGCGCTAGCGCGAGACAGGACTACCACAGTGCATGCACGGTGAAGCTCGTGCGCAGCGCTTCCATGCTCGCGGTTGGAGAGAGGAGTCGTGCGCAGAGGGAATCCACGCTGAAACGAAGCGCGAGCGCTGTCAGTATTCAGTCCAGCACTGCGTTGTATTACTACCACAGCCGAGAGGAGCGCGTGTGGCTCTACTCACAAAACCAGGACTGTCTGGAGTATCTGCAGGAGCTGGTTGCGCTCAGGCGGCGATACACCAAGACCATCAACGACCTGAAGATTGGGGAACGCAGAGAGCAATCCTCTAGCAAGAAGAAACCTGCACCACAACCTCCACAG CAAATCCCACAACCATCTGCTCCACCAATCCCCAGCGAGGAGGACACACTGCAGTTTTTTGATGCTGTTATCGCCAGCTGTGACTCAGAGCGTACCAGAAAACCACATGTGGATGATGGCCATGCAGATGTTGACTTTATTG TGGCGACCAGTACGAGTCAGCACAACCTCCATTCTAACTGGATGCTGCGAGACCCTCGGCGGATATGCACAGACGAGTCTCAGCTGAGGTGGACAGAGCTGGGATCAGATGAAAATGCTTGGAGAAAGGCAGCAAGTGGGACCACAAGCAGCATGAGACGGCTACAGAGAAACCCCATCCACCTACCCAAAGTGGTAGAAAGTGCTTTGCAGACCCTGCGCTTCAAACCCAAACTTAAGAAGAAAGATTAA
- the LOC132849952 gene encoding TLR adapter interacting with SLC15A4 on the lysosome produces MLCESRLWHMIFCPESECVDPPTCNSVNAPKSPPLTNNQSTQIQVPVHCSPSNSSQELRSQHGDSQHISAAPLDCRNLSPHVGIPGRAPSPGTEAFLVLSNCHSICQHYNDLYIAGGQVLPLSPGVGNPEGSSSKDPHPGPFLLSRDVPPPSLLPPLLPEYRSSRRWREGSLRERLSLLQDGRPLSNSELNGYLEQKLLELYTEYMTEGPIMESELEQITLQLSREHNLETGQVKDILLSCLLKVTSSQQSSEISTPILQISTQTK; encoded by the coding sequence ATGCTGTGTGAAAGTAGGTTGTGGCATATGATATTTTGTCCTGAATCTGAGTGTGTGGATCCTCCCACTTGCAACTCTGTCAATGCTCCTAAATCTCCTCCACTAACCAACAACCAGTCAACACAAATTCAAGTTCCAGTCCACTGCTCTCCCAGCAACTCTTCTCAAGAGCTCCGGTCCCAGCATGGCGATTCTCAGCATATTTCTGCCGCCCCGCTGGATTGCCGAAATCTATCTCCACATGTGGGCATCCCTGGCCGAGCACCATCTCCAGGAACAGAGGCTTTCCTAGTGCTCTCCAATTGCCACAGCATTTGCCAGCACTACAATGATCTGTACATTGCTGGTGGCCAGGTGTTACCGCTGAGCCCTGGTGTAGGCAATCCAGAAGGCAGTTCCTCAAAGGACCCACACCCTGGGCCCTTCCTGCTTTCCAGAGATGTTCCTCCCCCCTCCCTTCTGCCTCCTCTGCTTCCTGAATACAGGAGTTCCAGACGCTGGAGAGAGGGCAGTTTGCGCGAACGTCTATCTCTGCTGCAGGATGGTCGTCCACTTTCTAACTCTGAGCTGAATGGCTACCTGGAGCAGAAGTTGCTGGAGCTGTACACAGAGTACATGACTGAAGGCCCTATCATGGAGTCTGAGCTAGAGCAGATCACGTTACAGTTGAGCCGAGAGCACAACCTGGAAACGGGGCAGGTCAAAGACATACTTCTCAGCTGCCTGCTGAAAGTTACTAGCAGCCAGCAGTCCAGTGAGATCAGTACACCAATTCTGCAGATCTCCACTCAGACAAAGTGA
- the LOC132849949 gene encoding E3 ubiquitin-protein ligase TRIM35-like isoform X2: protein MASRFSEKDLSCPVCYDIYKDPVALSCGHSVCKVCLQRFWETKSVRECPICRRKSSRENPPFNLALKNLCETFLQERSSSASETVCSLHSEELKLFCLDDQQPEEVNTELKRLQEKLKNFEDCKLNWSQTAEHIKIQAQHTEHQIKEQFEKLHQFLRDEEAIRIAALREEEEQKSQMMEEKIEKLSRDISSLSDTIISIEEEMRAENVLFLQNYKATVKRAQCTLQDPEELSGALIHVAKHLANLKFRVWEKMQDTVQYTPVTLDPNTAHPKLIVSDDLTSVRLSVEKQKLPDNPERFDEDECVLGSEGFNSGTHCWDVEVGDCTQWSLGLMTESAQKKGKKCKESGIWCMWYKSGTYAAGSTQSTRLSVAQKLQRIRVQLHWERGEVSFSDPLTNTHIYTFKHTFTEKVLPFLINTYKETSLKILPVPCSVSVNHLELIKK from the exons atggcttCTAGGTTTTCAGAGAAGGATTTGTCCTGTCCTGTTTGCTATGACATCTATAAGGATCCTGTTGCTCTGAGCTGCggtcacagtgtgtgtaaagtgtgtttgcAGCGGTTCTGGGAGACCAAAAGTGTCAGAGAATGTCCTATCTGTAGGAGGAAGTCTTCTCGAGAAAACCCTCCCTTTAACTTGGCCCTTAAGAACCTGTGTGAGACTTTCTTACAGGAGAGATCTTCATCAGCATCTGAAACAGTCTGCAGTTTGCACAGTGAGGAACTCAAACTCTTCTGTCTGGATGATCAACAGCCG GAGGAGGTCAACACTGAATTAAAACGCCTACAGGAGAAGTTGAAGAACTTTGAAGACTGCAAACTGAACTGGAGTCAGACTGCAGAACATATAAAG ATTCAGGCCCAACACACAGAGCATCAGATTAAGGAGCAGTTTGAGAAACTTCACCAGTTTCTACGAGATGAAGAGGCAATCAGGATCGCTGcactgagagaggaagaggagcagaaaaGTCAAATGATGGAGGAGaagattgagaagctgagcagAGACATATCATCTCTTTCAGACACAATCATATCCATAGAAGAGGAGATGAGAGCTGAAAACGTCCTGTTCTTACAA aactacaaggcCACAGTGAAAAG AGCCCAGTGCACACTGCAGGATCCAGAGGAGCTTTCAGGAGCACTGATCCATGTGGCAAAACATCTGGCCAACCTGAAGTTCAGAGTCTGGGAGAAGATGCAGGACACTGTCCAATACA cgCCTGTAACTCTGGACCCCAACACTGCTCATCCTAAACTCATTGTATCTGATGATCTGACCAGTGTGAGACTCAGTGTTGAGAAACAGAAACTTCCTGAtaatccagagagatttgatgAAGATGAATGCGTCTTGGGCTCTGAGGGCTTCAACTCCGGGACACACTGCTGGGATGTTGAAGTTGGAGACTGTACACAGTGGTCACTGGGTCTAATGACAGAATCTGCtcaaaagaagggaaaaaaatgcaaagaaagtGGAATCTGGTGTATGTGGTATAAGAGCGGTACATATGCAGCAGGTTCAACACAATCTACTCGCCTCTCAGTAGCACAAAAACTCCAGAGGATCAGAGTGCAGCTGCACTGGGAAAGAGGAGAGGTGTCATTCTCTGaccctctcacaaacacacacatatacacattcaaacacacatttacagagaAAGTACtgccatttttaattaatacgTATAAAGAGACTTCTTTGAAGATCCTCCCAGTTCCGTGCTCTGTATCAGTGAATCATTTAGAGCtaattaagaaataa
- the LOC132849949 gene encoding nuclear factor 7, brain-like isoform X1, giving the protein MASRFSEKDLSCPVCYDIYKDPVALSCGHSVCKVCLQRFWETKSVRECPICRRKSSRENPPFNLALKNLCETFLQERSSSASETVCSLHSEELKLFCLDDQQPVCIVCRDSKKHSDHKFHPIDEAATDYREEVNTELKRLQEKLKNFEDCKLNWSQTAEHIKIQAQHTEHQIKEQFEKLHQFLRDEEAIRIAALREEEEQKSQMMEEKIEKLSRDISSLSDTIISIEEEMRAENVLFLQNYKATVKRAQCTLQDPEELSGALIHVAKHLANLKFRVWEKMQDTVQYTPVTLDPNTAHPKLIVSDDLTSVRLSVEKQKLPDNPERFDEDECVLGSEGFNSGTHCWDVEVGDCTQWSLGLMTESAQKKGKKCKESGIWCMWYKSGTYAAGSTQSTRLSVAQKLQRIRVQLHWERGEVSFSDPLTNTHIYTFKHTFTEKVLPFLINTYKETSLKILPVPCSVSVNHLELIKK; this is encoded by the exons atggcttCTAGGTTTTCAGAGAAGGATTTGTCCTGTCCTGTTTGCTATGACATCTATAAGGATCCTGTTGCTCTGAGCTGCggtcacagtgtgtgtaaagtgtgtttgcAGCGGTTCTGGGAGACCAAAAGTGTCAGAGAATGTCCTATCTGTAGGAGGAAGTCTTCTCGAGAAAACCCTCCCTTTAACTTGGCCCTTAAGAACCTGTGTGAGACTTTCTTACAGGAGAGATCTTCATCAGCATCTGAAACAGTCTGCAGTTTGCACAGTGAGGAACTCAAACTCTTCTGTCTGGATGATCAACAGCCGGTTTGTATAGTGTGTCGAGAttcaaaaaaacacagtgaCCACAAATTTCACCCCATTGATGAGGCAGCAACAGACTATAGG GAGGAGGTCAACACTGAATTAAAACGCCTACAGGAGAAGTTGAAGAACTTTGAAGACTGCAAACTGAACTGGAGTCAGACTGCAGAACATATAAAG ATTCAGGCCCAACACACAGAGCATCAGATTAAGGAGCAGTTTGAGAAACTTCACCAGTTTCTACGAGATGAAGAGGCAATCAGGATCGCTGcactgagagaggaagaggagcagaaaaGTCAAATGATGGAGGAGaagattgagaagctgagcagAGACATATCATCTCTTTCAGACACAATCATATCCATAGAAGAGGAGATGAGAGCTGAAAACGTCCTGTTCTTACAA aactacaaggcCACAGTGAAAAG AGCCCAGTGCACACTGCAGGATCCAGAGGAGCTTTCAGGAGCACTGATCCATGTGGCAAAACATCTGGCCAACCTGAAGTTCAGAGTCTGGGAGAAGATGCAGGACACTGTCCAATACA cgCCTGTAACTCTGGACCCCAACACTGCTCATCCTAAACTCATTGTATCTGATGATCTGACCAGTGTGAGACTCAGTGTTGAGAAACAGAAACTTCCTGAtaatccagagagatttgatgAAGATGAATGCGTCTTGGGCTCTGAGGGCTTCAACTCCGGGACACACTGCTGGGATGTTGAAGTTGGAGACTGTACACAGTGGTCACTGGGTCTAATGACAGAATCTGCtcaaaagaagggaaaaaaatgcaaagaaagtGGAATCTGGTGTATGTGGTATAAGAGCGGTACATATGCAGCAGGTTCAACACAATCTACTCGCCTCTCAGTAGCACAAAAACTCCAGAGGATCAGAGTGCAGCTGCACTGGGAAAGAGGAGAGGTGTCATTCTCTGaccctctcacaaacacacacatatacacattcaaacacacatttacagagaAAGTACtgccatttttaattaatacgTATAAAGAGACTTCTTTGAAGATCCTCCCAGTTCCGTGCTCTGTATCAGTGAATCATTTAGAGCtaattaagaaataa